The following proteins are encoded in a genomic region of Hyla sarda isolate aHylSar1 chromosome 3, aHylSar1.hap1, whole genome shotgun sequence:
- the CALHM5 gene encoding calcium homeostasis modulator protein 5, which translates to MDILQKFMKLCADKKSAIGYGFLTLLTAGGQQLFSMVVFQCPCTDSNLIYGFVFLFAPAVVLMIISYFLNSRTWKFSTGCCLNPKKMCPKGYRCQGMHVFLQLTLKSLIVPVMWISIALLHGSFYTCAMSGWENPVFVQHLCRNKSEQCTTQVFKVTCGKAAMSANDIQEVVLILQAQSQVLGWCLIAVLASVSLLWTCWSSCNSKVSSIQLSFWRIYIEKEKEKFDQLAQEYATKLAERNLRSFFENKEPTEFELPNNKAWEKISALYTFNPDHQYYSTLHRFVEHGDKDFSGGEVMMDFVDAPV; encoded by the exons ATGGATATCTTGCAAAAGTTTATGAAGCTTTGTGCAGATAAGAAATCTGCCATCGGTTATGGGTTTTTGACCCTTCTTACCGCTGGTGGGCAGCAGTTGTTCTCTATGGTGGTTTTCCAGTGCCCATGCACTGATAGTAACCTTATATAtggatttgtttttctttttgctccTGCAGTAGTACTTATGATCATCAGTTATTTCCTGAACAGCAGAACTTGGAAATTTTCTACCGGATGCTGTCTTAATCCCAAGAAGATGTGCCCAAAGGGTTACCGCTGCCAAGGGATGCACGTCTTTTTACAGCTGACACTGAAGTCTCTGATAGTTCCGGTCATGTGGATTTCCATAGCTCTTCTTCATGGATCCTTCTATACCTGTGCAATGAGTGGATGGGAGAACCCAGTGTTTGTGCAGCATCTGTGTAGAAACAAGTCTGAACAGTGTACGACACAAGTCTTCAAAGTAACCTGTGGCAAAGCAGCAATGTCCGCCAACGATATACAAGAAGTCGTACTGATTCTCCAAGCCCAGTCTCAG GTTTTAGGCTGGTGTCTCATTGCTGTTCTGGCTTCAGTTTCTCTTTTATGGACATGTTGGTCTAGTTGTAATTCTAAAGTCAGTTCTATCCAATTGTCATTCTGGAGAATTTATattgagaaagaaaaagagaagttTGATCAACTGGCTCAGGAATATGCAACCAAACTCGCAGAAAGGAATCTTAGAAGTTTCTTTGAAAACAAAGAACCAACAGAATTTGAGTTGCCCAATAACAAGGCTTGGGAGAagatctctgcactatatacCTTTAACCCTGACCACCAATACTAcagtactctgcacaggtttgtagAACATGGTGACAAGGACTTCAGTGGAGGAGAAGTAATGATGGATTTTGTAGATGCACCAGTATAA